The Brevundimonas vesicularis genome includes the window GCGCTGGAGCAGGTGGACGGGGCCGAGGCGATGGCCTTCGTCGCCGAGGAGAACCGAAAGTCCCTCACCGTCCTGACCGGCGACCCGCGGTATGAAACCTTCCGCGCCGAGGCCCAGGCGATCCTGACCGCCACCGACCGCATCCCCAGCCCGTCTTTCCTGGGCGACGGCATCGGCAACTTCTGGCAGGACGCGACCAATCCCAAGGGCGTCTGGCGTCGCACGACGCTGGCCAGCTACCGCACCGCGACGCCGCAGTGGGAGACGCTGCTGGACATCGACGCCCTGTCCAGGGCCGAGGGCAAGGACTGGGTGTTCAAGGGCGCCGTTTGCCTGGCGCCGGACGACACGCGCTGCCTGATTAATCTGTCCGACGGCGGCAAGGACGCGGTGGTCGTGCGCGAGTTCGACCTGACCACCAAGCGTTTCGTGGATGGTGGTTTCAACCTGCCTGAGGGCAAGCACCGCATCGAATGGCTGGACCGCGACACGCTTCTGGTCGCCACCGACTTCGGCGCCGGAACCATGACGGAGTCCGGCTATCCCTTCATCGTCAAGACGCTGAAGCGCGGCCAGACCCTGGCCCAGGCGACCGAGGTCTATCGCGGCGAACAGGGCGACGGCGGCTATGGCGTCAGCCCGGCCGTCTATCGCGACAAGGACGGCAAGGTGACCGCCGTCATCATAACCCGCCCGCTGGACACCTTCCGGTCGGAGACGTGGAGCCTCGGTCACGACGGCAAGGCGACGAAGCTCAATCTGCCAGCCCGCGTCAGCGTCTTCGGCGTAGTTGGCGATCAGCTTGTATTCTCGAACGACGAGCAGTGGCGTTGGCTCGCACATGACTACAAGCCAGGAGCGCTTCTGATCGTCGGTTTAAGAGCATTATCCGCTGCTCCGTCGCCCACAAACGTTCCACCGGCGCCGATGACGGACGGACGCGATCCAGTCGGGATTTTCGTTCCGAATCCCCGTCAATCTCTCCAGAGTGTGGCGGTTCTCGACAACACCCTCATCGCCGCCATTTCGGATAATGTTGCGGGACGTCTGGTTCGCTTTCAGCGGACGGGGACTGAGGGACAGTATTCGTTCTGGGGCGCGACTGACATCACCGTCCCCCACAACCTCGCCGTCGGTCTGGGCGACTCGTCCAAAGCACGCGGCGAGGTCTTCGTCTCGACCCAGGGCTTCCTCGTTCCGCCAACCCTAAGCCTGGCCGATGCGGGCGCCGCGACCCTGACCCCGCTGAAGTCAGCGCCAGCCAAGTTCGACGCGTCGCGCGACGTGACCGAACAGTTCGAGGCGACCTCGACCGACGGGACCAAGATCCCCTATTTCGTCACCCGCC containing:
- a CDS encoding prolyl oligopeptidase family serine peptidase, which encodes MRHLILSAAIPALLMAACASTPVATGGHEMVVSTNDSPPPHFPRDLTPAGVAAADDHLALEQVDGAEAMAFVAEENRKSLTVLTGDPRYETFRAEAQAILTATDRIPSPSFLGDGIGNFWQDATNPKGVWRRTTLASYRTATPQWETLLDIDALSRAEGKDWVFKGAVCLAPDDTRCLINLSDGGKDAVVVREFDLTTKRFVDGGFNLPEGKHRIEWLDRDTLLVATDFGAGTMTESGYPFIVKTLKRGQTLAQATEVYRGEQGDGGYGVSPAVYRDKDGKVTAVIITRPLDTFRSETWSLGHDGKATKLNLPARVSVFGVVGDQLVFSNDEQWRWLAHDYKPGALLIVGLRALSAAPSPTNVPPAPMTDGRDPVGIFVPNPRQSLQSVAVLDNTLIAAISDNVAGRLVRFQRTGTEGQYSFWGATDITVPHNLAVGLGDSSKARGEVFVSTQGFLVPPTLSLADAGAATLTPLKSAPAKFDASRDVTEQFEATSTDGTKIPYFVTRPRDMKLDGSNPTVMLGYGGFQVSLNPAYKPEMGKLWLERGGVFVQANIRGGGEFGPDWHQAALDGDRQKAFDDFAAVARDLEQRGITSPRRLGIYGRSNGGVLTSVSITQHPELFNAAVIESPLVDMLRYHELPAGASWIGEYGDPRISEEAAWIAKYSAYQQLRPGQPYPRVYLTTNTRDDRVHPGHARKFAARLGDMGYDHLYYEDTAGGHSNDADPVANARRWARHYVYLSQQLMD